Proteins co-encoded in one Streptosporangiales bacterium genomic window:
- a CDS encoding methyltransferase domain-containing protein encodes MGAQATVGGKARRAARVAVGLARPSSRPRYVAAVRRRLRSNEFSSGDPNEICLVCGAGRPKRKTIRYSKDPNTVCDVRVCRRCGHVGNPDNVHDYRNFQKLEKLPLRARVGTEQRQGREFYMAKMAAEMLGRPNLSVLVYGAGRSFDNKHIEALPNVHRVAVADVMKLRDDTEFVDINQPANQKFSLVLASEVVEHFLNPQEDFQSLFNYVEDDGLLLCSTNVYDGSDLAKHKYIFIPGHTSYYTPEALAHIARSNGYYIDFRVPWVATGYGGPRKRYLFLTKDLSLLTNIACYFGKRMYAPSERPHADTELAEAIAAEKKQAAQQKQDKAAGD; translated from the coding sequence ATGGGAGCGCAAGCCACTGTCGGGGGCAAGGCACGGCGAGCGGCGCGGGTAGCGGTTGGACTTGCTCGTCCATCGTCCCGCCCGAGGTACGTCGCGGCGGTCCGACGCCGCCTCCGGTCCAACGAGTTCTCTTCCGGCGACCCGAACGAGATCTGTCTCGTCTGTGGAGCAGGCCGGCCCAAGCGGAAGACCATCAGGTACTCCAAGGACCCCAACACGGTCTGCGACGTTCGCGTCTGCCGGCGCTGTGGCCACGTCGGCAACCCGGACAACGTGCACGACTACCGCAACTTCCAGAAGCTGGAGAAGCTCCCGCTGCGCGCCCGGGTGGGCACGGAACAACGGCAGGGCAGGGAGTTCTACATGGCCAAGATGGCGGCCGAGATGCTCGGCCGCCCGAACCTCAGCGTGCTCGTCTACGGCGCCGGACGCAGCTTCGACAACAAGCACATCGAGGCGTTGCCCAACGTGCACCGCGTCGCCGTCGCCGACGTGATGAAGCTCAGGGACGACACCGAGTTCGTCGACATCAACCAGCCCGCGAATCAGAAGTTCTCGCTGGTGCTCGCGAGTGAGGTCGTGGAGCATTTCCTGAACCCGCAGGAGGACTTCCAGAGCCTCTTCAACTACGTCGAGGACGACGGTCTGCTGCTCTGCTCGACGAACGTCTACGACGGCAGCGACCTGGCGAAGCACAAGTACATCTTCATTCCCGGGCACACGTCGTACTACACGCCGGAGGCGCTGGCGCACATCGCCCGCAGCAACGGCTACTACATCGACTTCAGGGTGCCGTGGGTGGCGACCGGCTACGGCGGGCCGCGCAAGCGCTACCTGTTCCTCACCAAGGACCTCTCGCTGCTCACCAACATCGCCTGCTACTTCGGCAAGCGCATGTACGCGCCCTCGGAGCGTCCGCACGCGGACACCGAGCTCGCTGAGGCCATCGCGGCGGAGAAGAAGCAGGCAGCACAGCAGAAGCAGGACAAGGCCGCCGGCGACTGA
- a CDS encoding EamA family transporter, whose amino-acid sequence MVDIGLETFPPLLFVALRYVVALFPAVLFVPRPKTKMRYVVAVGTFIGCGQFSLLFVGMHLGMPPGLSSIVLQAQAIFTVVFALAALRERPTGHQLAGLLIATSGIVVIAVNRSLHTELFPLLLVVATAASWGIGNIASRRASADGLSLIVWSSFIPPIPLFVLSLLFEGPAAIAQAFTTLSWSGVGALLYLAVLATLVGFGIWASLLRQHPAAAVAPFSLLVPVVDIATAWLVRGEWMSVAELGGGVLVLVGLMVLNQVLRRRRPSRPAQVSAVTVSDRTAD is encoded by the coding sequence ATCGTGGACATCGGCCTGGAGACGTTCCCGCCGCTGCTCTTCGTGGCCCTGCGGTACGTGGTGGCGCTGTTCCCCGCGGTGCTGTTCGTCCCCCGGCCGAAGACCAAGATGCGGTACGTCGTCGCAGTGGGGACGTTCATCGGCTGTGGCCAGTTCTCCCTGCTCTTCGTCGGCATGCACCTGGGCATGCCGCCCGGGCTCAGCTCCATCGTGCTGCAGGCCCAGGCGATCTTCACCGTGGTGTTCGCGCTGGCAGCGCTGCGGGAGCGGCCGACGGGTCACCAGCTGGCCGGGCTGCTGATCGCGACCTCGGGGATCGTCGTGATCGCCGTCAACCGCAGCCTGCACACGGAGTTGTTCCCGCTCCTGCTCGTCGTCGCCACCGCGGCGTCTTGGGGTATCGGCAACATCGCGTCGCGGCGCGCGTCGGCCGACGGGCTCTCGCTGATCGTCTGGTCGAGCTTCATCCCGCCGATCCCGCTCTTCGTGCTCTCCCTGCTGTTCGAGGGACCGGCGGCGATCGCGCAGGCGTTCACGACGCTGTCGTGGAGCGGCGTCGGCGCGCTGCTCTACCTGGCGGTGCTCGCCACCCTGGTCGGGTTCGGCATCTGGGCATCCCTGCTGCGGCAGCATCCGGCCGCGGCGGTAGCCCCGTTCTCGTTGCTGGTGCCGGTCGTCGACATCGCCACCGCCTGGTTGGTGCGTGGCGAGTGGATGTCGGTCGCCGAGCTCGGCGGCGGCGTGCTCGTGCTCGTCGGCCTGATGGTGCTCAACCAGGTGCTGCGCCGGCGGCGGCCGAGCCGGCCTGCGCAGGTCAGCGCGGTGACGGTGAGTGACCGCACCGCAGATTAA
- a CDS encoding zinc ABC transporter substrate-binding protein produces the protein MALPVLAACGPGTSASEKDGGRIQVVATTTQVADFARNVGGKRVQVTQLLKPNVDPHDFEAAPADIQAISAADLIVKNGLGLEAWLDDTIEAAGFDGTTVDTSNGVAVREAAEEEEEEHGEEHGHGEDDPHIWHNPANAKIMARNIANGLAEVDAEHEKDYRANLKKYSAELDELDADIKKQIASIPKEQRKLVTNHDAFGYYLDHYGIRFVGSIIPSQDSSAELSGKRLDDLVDKIKAEQVPAVFSESSLSPKTARTIGDRAGVKVVAGEDSLYGDTLGPRSSDGGTYIAMMEHNTETIVGGLGG, from the coding sequence ATGGCGCTGCCAGTGCTGGCGGCCTGCGGACCGGGCACGTCCGCCAGCGAGAAGGACGGCGGCCGGATCCAGGTGGTCGCGACCACCACACAGGTCGCCGACTTCGCCAGGAACGTCGGCGGCAAGCGGGTGCAGGTCACCCAGCTGCTCAAGCCGAACGTGGACCCGCACGACTTCGAGGCCGCCCCGGCGGACATCCAGGCGATCAGCGCGGCCGACCTCATCGTGAAGAACGGCCTCGGGCTGGAGGCCTGGCTGGACGACACCATCGAGGCCGCCGGCTTCGACGGCACCACCGTCGACACCAGCAACGGCGTGGCCGTACGTGAAGCTGCGGAGGAAGAAGAAGAGGAGCACGGCGAGGAGCACGGGCACGGCGAGGACGACCCGCACATCTGGCACAACCCGGCGAACGCGAAGATCATGGCGCGCAACATCGCGAACGGGTTGGCCGAGGTCGACGCCGAGCACGAGAAGGACTACCGGGCCAACCTGAAGAAGTACTCCGCCGAGCTGGACGAGCTGGACGCCGACATCAAGAAGCAGATCGCCAGCATCCCGAAGGAACAGCGCAAGCTCGTCACCAACCACGACGCCTTCGGCTACTACCTCGACCACTACGGGATCAGGTTCGTCGGGTCGATCATCCCGAGCCAGGACAGCTCGGCCGAGCTGTCCGGCAAGCGCCTCGACGATCTGGTCGACAAGATCAAGGCCGAGCAGGTGCCTGCGGTGTTCTCCGAGTCGAGCCTGTCGCCGAAGACCGCGCGCACGATCGGTGACCGGGCCGGCGTCAAGGTCGTCGCAGGTGAGGACTCGCTCTACGGCGACACCCTGGGGCCGCGCAGCTCCGACGGCGGGACGTACATTGCCATGATGGAGCACAACACGGAGACGATCGTCGGAGGATTGGGTGGCTGA